From the Limosilactobacillus panis genome, one window contains:
- the xylA gene encoding xylose isomerase has translation MADLWKNIGDIKYEGPHKSVKSGLFYQYYNPDEVILGKKMKDWLRFAVAYWHTFDQRLVDPFGDGTAMRPYDKYTDPMDQALAKVDYAFEFYKKLGVNFLCFHDRDLAPEGDTLRETNKNLDKIVDKIVEYQKSTGMKVLWNTSNLFTNPRFLEGAGTAPSAKIYAYACAQLKHSLEIGKRVGSENYVFWGGREGYESLWNTEMKREQSHIAKFFHMAKDYANEIGFDAQMLLEPKPKEPTTHQYDFDAATTINFMREYGLDKDFKLNLEGNHANLAGHTYQHEIRVAREAGLLGSLDANQGDKLIGWDIDEYPSNLYETTAAMWEVIENGSIGPRGGLNFDAKPRRTSFKPEDLFYGHIVGMDSFAAGLRVAAAMKEDGFLDDILKKRYASWDEGLGKRIEEGKEDFKSIEKTVIDTPQSELRAATQSDHLEEIKDTINHYMIETLAK, from the coding sequence ATGGCTGATTTATGGAAAAACATTGGCGACATTAAGTACGAAGGACCACACAAGAGTGTTAAGTCCGGTTTGTTCTATCAATACTACAACCCAGATGAAGTAATCCTGGGCAAGAAGATGAAGGATTGGCTGCGGTTTGCCGTTGCCTACTGGCACACATTTGACCAACGCCTGGTCGACCCATTTGGTGATGGTACTGCAATGCGTCCTTACGACAAGTACACTGACCCAATGGACCAAGCCTTAGCTAAGGTTGACTACGCATTTGAATTTTACAAGAAGTTAGGCGTTAACTTCCTTTGCTTCCACGACCGTGACCTTGCTCCAGAAGGTGATACCCTTCGTGAAACCAACAAGAACTTGGATAAGATCGTTGACAAGATTGTTGAATATCAAAAGTCCACTGGCATGAAGGTCCTTTGGAATACTTCTAACCTCTTCACTAACCCACGGTTCCTTGAAGGTGCTGGTACTGCTCCATCCGCTAAGATTTACGCTTACGCTTGTGCCCAATTGAAGCACAGCCTGGAAATCGGTAAGCGGGTTGGCTCCGAAAACTATGTCTTCTGGGGTGGCCGTGAAGGTTACGAATCACTTTGGAACACTGAAATGAAGCGTGAACAATCACACATCGCTAAGTTCTTCCACATGGCTAAGGACTACGCTAACGAAATCGGCTTCGATGCCCAAATGCTTCTTGAACCAAAGCCAAAGGAACCAACTACTCACCAATACGACTTTGATGCCGCTACAACCATCAACTTCATGCGTGAATACGGCCTGGACAAGGACTTCAAGCTTAACCTTGAAGGTAACCACGCTAACTTGGCTGGTCACACTTACCAACACGAAATTCGGGTTGCTCGTGAAGCTGGTCTGCTTGGTTCTCTTGATGCCAACCAAGGTGACAAGCTGATTGGTTGGGATATTGATGAATACCCATCCAACCTGTACGAAACCACTGCTGCTATGTGGGAAGTTATCGAAAACGGTAGCATTGGACCTCGCGGTGGTCTGAACTTTGATGCCAAGCCACGGCGGACTTCATTCAAGCCAGAAGACCTGTTCTACGGTCACATTGTCGGCATGGATAGCTTTGCCGCTGGTCTGCGGGTTGCCGCTGCCATGAAGGAAGACGGCTTCTTAGACGACATCCTGAAGAAGCGTTACGCTAGCTGGGACGAAGGTCTTGGTAAGCGGATCGAAGAAGGCAAGGAAGACTTCAAGAGCATCGAAAAGACTGTTATCGATACTCCACAATCCGAACTCCGTGCTGCAACTCAATCTGACCACCTTGAAGAAATCAAGGATACTATCAACCACTACATGATTGAAACACTTGCTAAATAA
- a CDS encoding DUF1440 domain-containing protein: MQKLNLKHVLIAGGAAGLISGLVKLGWENVLPPRTAARNKVNPPQKLLQQLGVPAKLTQASYHYSGESLPWVSYLVHFGFSVSFATAYAALLDKKVKVLTLGKGVPFGIAVWVAFHLVIMPAMKTVPSVHDQPWEEHLSESLGHAIWMWTNHEIASEVLRQFKTD, from the coding sequence ATGCAAAAACTAAATTTGAAACACGTCTTAATTGCCGGTGGTGCGGCAGGATTGATCTCCGGCCTGGTCAAATTGGGCTGGGAAAATGTCTTACCACCACGGACCGCTGCCCGAAACAAGGTTAATCCGCCCCAAAAGCTGCTCCAACAGTTAGGTGTCCCCGCAAAGTTAACCCAGGCCAGCTATCACTACTCTGGGGAAAGCCTTCCATGGGTTAGTTACCTGGTCCACTTCGGTTTCTCGGTTAGTTTTGCAACTGCCTACGCCGCCCTCCTGGACAAGAAGGTTAAGGTCCTAACCTTAGGCAAAGGAGTCCCGTTTGGCATCGCGGTCTGGGTTGCCTTCCACCTAGTAATCATGCCGGCAATGAAGACTGTTCCGAGCGTTCATGATCAGCCGTGGGAAGAACACCTGTCGGAAAGCCTAGGCCACGCAATTTGGATGTGGACTAATCATGAAATTGCTAGTGAAGTATTGCGTCAGTTTAAAACAGACTAA
- the xylB gene encoding xylulokinase has protein sequence MKEYVIGVDLGTSAVKVSAMDPEGQIAAQESYGYELHQPHPGYSEQDPRDWLYGTTIAIDRLILRDGLKAEEIKGISFSGQMHGLVLLDENGQVLRPAMLWNDTRTTKQCEEIKEKLGDKFIDITGNRALEGFTLPKLLWVKENQPEIWAKAKSFLLPKDYVRFIMTGKQAIDYSDATGTVLYDIKKGTWSKEICDAFDIPMSMCPPLMRSIDEAGTVTDYYSMFSGLKKYTRVFGGGGDNACGAVGAGILQPNMVMSSIGTSGVVLKYEPDANVNYHGALQYECHAIPDTYYSMGVTLAAGHSLNWFKHTFAADEDFTAMVNKAAERPLGANGLLFTPYVVGERTPYADADIRGSFIGVDSMQNKYDFVRAVIEGITFSFRDILNIYDQHGQDFDTVVAIGGGAKSDFWLQLQANVFNKKVVSLTNEQGPGLGAAMLAAVGLGWYDSLQDCAKKFVHFGKTYEPQAAAVAKYNDLYKVYHQVYDQTKGLSHQLMELRNNWD, from the coding sequence ATGAAAGAATACGTAATCGGTGTTGACCTCGGCACTAGTGCGGTTAAGGTTTCCGCAATGGACCCGGAAGGTCAAATTGCCGCTCAGGAAAGCTATGGCTATGAACTCCACCAACCGCACCCGGGTTACAGTGAACAGGATCCCCGTGACTGGCTGTATGGGACGACCATTGCCATTGACCGTCTGATTCTCCGTGATGGTTTAAAGGCGGAAGAAATCAAGGGGATTTCCTTCTCCGGACAAATGCACGGCCTGGTACTACTGGACGAGAATGGCCAGGTCCTTCGTCCGGCAATGCTGTGGAACGACACCCGGACCACCAAGCAGTGTGAAGAAATAAAGGAGAAGCTCGGTGATAAGTTTATCGACATCACCGGTAACCGGGCCCTGGAAGGATTTACCTTGCCGAAGCTATTGTGGGTCAAGGAGAACCAGCCGGAGATTTGGGCCAAGGCTAAGAGCTTCCTTTTACCCAAGGACTACGTGCGCTTCATTATGACCGGCAAACAAGCGATTGATTATTCTGATGCAACTGGGACCGTCCTCTACGACATTAAGAAGGGGACTTGGAGCAAGGAAATCTGTGATGCCTTTGATATTCCGATGTCAATGTGCCCACCATTGATGCGATCAATCGACGAGGCCGGGACGGTAACGGACTACTATTCGATGTTTTCCGGCCTGAAGAAGTACACCCGCGTCTTCGGTGGCGGTGGTGACAACGCCTGTGGGGCCGTTGGTGCCGGTATTCTCCAACCAAATATGGTGATGTCCAGTATCGGGACCTCAGGGGTCGTCTTGAAATACGAACCAGATGCTAACGTCAACTACCATGGAGCCCTCCAGTACGAATGTCACGCCATTCCTGATACTTACTACTCGATGGGGGTTACTTTAGCGGCCGGACACTCACTGAACTGGTTCAAACACACATTTGCTGCAGACGAGGACTTTACGGCAATGGTTAACAAGGCTGCCGAACGACCACTGGGCGCTAACGGTCTCCTTTTCACCCCATACGTCGTCGGTGAACGGACACCGTATGCTGACGCGGACATTCGGGGAAGCTTTATTGGCGTTGACAGCATGCAAAACAAGTATGACTTTGTCCGGGCGGTTATTGAAGGAATCACCTTCAGTTTCCGGGACATTCTGAACATCTATGACCAACACGGTCAGGACTTCGACACCGTGGTTGCCATCGGTGGGGGTGCCAAGAGTGATTTCTGGCTTCAGCTCCAGGCCAACGTCTTCAACAAGAAGGTTGTTTCCTTGACTAATGAGCAAGGACCAGGTCTCGGTGCCGCCATGCTGGCTGCCGTTGGCCTTGGCTGGTACGATTCACTGCAGGACTGCGCAAAGAAGTTTGTCCACTTTGGCAAGACTTACGAACCGCAAGCTGCTGCCGTTGCTAAGTACAATGATCTGTATAAGGTCTACCACCAAGTTTACGACCAGACTAAGGGCCTCAGTCACCAACTGATGGAGCTCCGGAATAATTGGGATTAA